The DNA window acttatttatggttcaaaaaacgatccaggcgaaacaagttcaacttgtttcaccgtttctgaaaacgacttgtggcattctttcattggttactatcgacttctaaaaacatgacttatcaaacaccttcaattccgtttctgtttctagaaacgaaaatttatgtttctgccgtttcttgaaacagaaacgacagaaacattatcaaacgggccctaaaggTCACATTTGTTGTTTAATCTTGAGgcatgcatgtcttttctcactgTCTCCAAGTTATTTAAGCTTGCTGctagctcttttagcttctCCATTTTCATCAAGTTTTTCTCTAGTTATCACGTATTAGATGCCAGTCCAAATCTAATCTCTTTCGAGAATTGAAAAAACAAGGCATCTACCATAAACAGCCATTTTCAAATTGTTTAAAACAGATCACTAGATTTGAGTAGTCTCAACTCTCTATAAAAGTAAAGCATTAACAGATTATCACATTATTGAAATTTAATCAGAACCAACTAATTAAGTTCTTTCATTACCAAATTCAAGATTGGTAATTCTTAGAAGGCCTCCTATAAAAGCATTGAGATTTGTGAAAGTAGATCCATCGTTCTTAATAGCTCTTTGACAAGATCTCTGTAGTTCTTTAGCTCTTTCCCTCAGCTCTATTCCTTCTTCTCCATCCATCAACCTTCGGACAACACGAGCAATCTTATCTCTTCCAACAACATTTTCCTCTCCAGTATCCTCTTTGACCGTCAAGCCGATCTTCCAGTCTTCCACAATCAACAAACTATTAGGAATTTGGTCAGCAAACAGAGGAAAAGTGAGCATTGGCACACCTGAGTTTATGGCTTCCAGTATTGAATTCCATCCACAATGTGTCAAGAACCCTGCTACTGATGAATGGCATAAGACCCTCAATTGGTCACACCATGGCACTACAAGTCCCATTTCACCACAGGTTTCCTCCAAGTTGGAGGCTTCACCACGAGCAACCCACAAGTATCGAACCCCACTGATGTGCAACCCCATTGCAATTTCATGCATTTGTGTGGCGGACACAGGTAAGAAACTACCCAATGAAACATACAAGACAGAATTTTTGGGTTGACAGTCCAGCCACTTGAAGTAATCCACAGCAGGATTGCCATTCCTAGCTTCAGAAGGTTTGACTGTGTCTTGGAGCGACATGAAAGGGATGGAGGGACCTACTGGGTAGATGGGTATTGGAAGTATTCCCCTTAAGGTGTCAATTACATGGGGTTGAAGCTCATAGAAGGAAGTAAAGAGAATGAATTGTGCTTTGGTTACCCAAGAGAAGGCTTCTAGTACTCTCTTCAAAATTTCATTCTTGCGAGTGTAAATGGGTGGCAGATCTCCAAAGCGTATTGCAGGGATTCCAGGGATGTAGGTTATGATCTCATCTTTCCTTTCTGTGAAGCAAAAGAAATCAGATTTAGCACTTCATTTGTTGCTACTTACCATTGCATAATTGTTCCAAACAAATACTTAGAATaggaaaatacaagaaaatatgatTGATACTTCGACCATACAATCTTAGTATTAGAAAATCTTTTTAATACACCTGAGAATTTTTCAACTGGAACTGGTAGATGGCCGTGAGCAACAAGGAGGTGATAGTGATAGCGCAATGAAAACAGAGACGGTGCCATCGACCAGAGCAGAGTCACCGGAATATTCCTCCGATTTCCTATGGCTACtgcccatgccaagaaagagtcAGCTATAATACAAGTTGCAGACTGCTCAAGCCGATCAAGTAGCTGATCAAATGGAGCTTCCATCTCCGTACAAACAGCCTCAATGAAGCCGGTGTAATCCGATCCACGAGTCAGCTCGGATGGGATTACATTTGGAATGGTTTGAAATCGGATGTTGGGTGTGTTTGGAGCTGATCCTGAACCGATTAAGGAGAGCCACTCTTCAGTGACTACAAATGTGATGGCTAAGCCTTTTGAAGCGAGAAGGGTGCATACATTCATCATAGGGTTGATGTGACCATGACCTGGAAATGGCATTGCTACCACGTGCAAACCTGGGATTCTGTCTATGCCATTGCGAGACATCGCCGGAATCTGATGCAGCAAGTGCTCGGAGCTTTGGAAGATACTTTACCTTTAGCAGCCGTGCAAGGACGGGACGGGGTAATGTCCTTATAATGGGAGGGTTGTCCTATGAAATGAACTTTCCACCCTCCTATGTACGGAATCATTTATCGCGCTTATTGGTGCATTCCTTTATGACGTTTCCTATAGATGAGAGGTGTCAGGTTCAGTTTAGATTCGATATGTTACTGGTCGAAcccaaaactaaaaccaaaaccaaaaccaaaaccaataagaaagtttgtgtttcggttttgatttgattttttatcaatttttttgatTAACAATCTGTAATTGGACTATTATTGACtctggtccaattttgaatttacatgtatacataagaaaattaatagaaaattttagtttttctgAGTTTCTGGCATCTTATTTTtcataacccaaactcaaaaCCAAAGTGATGAAGATTAAATTTGGTTTGAGCTGAACCAATCGGCTCAAGTGGAACTTTGAATCCGTTTTGAAATATTCCCACCTTCTTGATTTCATTGTCATAGTTATCATCCAAGCCTGTCCATATTTCTGTTGTgacataaacaaagaaaatccaaagaaaagCATGTTCTACcgaaaaactgaaaaaaaaaaaaacaaagaaaagcgAG is part of the Macadamia integrifolia cultivar HAES 741 chromosome 9, SCU_Mint_v3, whole genome shotgun sequence genome and encodes:
- the LOC122088349 gene encoding UDP-glycosyltransferase 87A1-like, with product MSRNGIDRIPGLHVVAMPFPGHGHINPMMNVCTLLASKGLAITFVVTEEWLSLIGSGSAPNTPNIRFQTIPNVIPSELTRGSDYTGFIEAVCTEMEAPFDQLLDRLEQSATCIIADSFLAWAVAIGNRRNIPVTLLWSMAPSLFSLRYHYHLLVAHGHLPVPVEKFSERKDEIITYIPGIPAIRFGDLPPIYTRKNEILKRVLEAFSWVTKAQFILFTSFYELQPHVIDTLRGILPIPIYPVGPSIPFMSLQDTVKPSEARNGNPAVDYFKWLDCQPKNSVLYVSLGSFLPVSATQMHEIAMGLHISGVRYLWVARGEASNLEETCGEMGLVVPWCDQLRVLCHSSVAGFLTHCGWNSILEAINSGVPMLTFPLFADQIPNSLLIVEDWKIGLTVKEDTGEENVVGRDKIARVVRRLMDGEEGIELRERAKELQRSCQRAIKNDGSTFTNLNAFIGGLLRITNLEFGNERT